Proteins encoded together in one Cervus canadensis isolate Bull #8, Minnesota chromosome 7, ASM1932006v1, whole genome shotgun sequence window:
- the LOC122445189 gene encoding C1GALT1-specific chaperone 1-like yields the protein MLSESSLFLKGVLLGSVFCVLMTVLGHIRKDYGKRRRHSEHHHLQAPNEEILTLAEGERPDLSESFRVYCIILVKPKDVRLWAAVKETWTKHCDKAEFFSSENVKVFESVNMGTNDMWLMMRKAYKYAFDKYRDQYSWFFLARPTTFAVIENLKYFLLKKNSSQPFYLGHTEKSGDLEYVSVGGGIVLSIESIKRLNSLPSIPEKCPEKGKMVWEVSEDKQLAVCLKYAGVFAENAEDSKGKDVFNTKSVGIFIKEAMTNHPNQVVEGCCSDMAITFNGLTSNQMYVMMYGVYHLRAFGHVFNDVLVFLPVNGSDND from the coding sequence ATGCTTTCTGAAAGCAGTTTGTTTTTGAAGGGGGTACTGCTTGGAAGCGTTTTTTGCGTCTTGATGACTGTGCTAGGACACATTAGGAAGGATTATGGGAAGAGAAGGCGCCACTCTGAGCATCACCACCTACAAGCTCCTAATGAAGAGATCTTGACACTTGCAGAGGGTGAACGCCCGGACCTCAGTGAAAGCTTTCGGGTATACTGTATCATCCTCGTGAAACCGAAGGATGTGCGCCTCTGGGCTGCCGTGAAGGAGACGTGGACCAAACACTGTGACAAAGCAGAGTTCTTCAGTTCTGAAAATGTTAAAGTGTTTGAGTCAGTGAACATGGGAACTAACGACATGTGGTTAATGATGAGAAAAGCCTACAAATACGCCTTTGATAAATACAGAGACCAATACAGCTGGTTCTTCCTTGCACGCCCCACTACGTTTGCTGTTATTGAAAACTTAAAGTACTTTCTGCTAAAAAAGAATTCATCACAACCTTTCTATCTAGGCCACACTGAAAAATCTGGAGATCTTGAATATGTGAGTGTGGGAGGAGGAATTGTCTTAAGTATAGAGTCAATTAAAAGACTTAACAGTCTTCCCAGTATTCCTGAGAAGTGTCCTGAAAAGGGAAAGATGGTTTGGGAGGTATCTGAAGATAAGCAGCTTGCGGTCTGCCTGAAATATGCTGGAGTGTTTGCAGAAAATGCAGAAGATTCTAAAGGAAAAGATGTGTTTAATACCAAATCTGTTGGGATTTTTATTAAAGAGGCAATGACTAATCATCCCAACCAGGTGGTGGAAGGATGTTGTTCAGATATGGCTATTACTTTTAATGGGCTGACGAGTAATCAGATGTATGTGATGATGTATGGGGTATATCATCTAAGAGCATTTGGACATGTTTTCAATGATGTGTTGGTTTTCCTACCTGTGAATGGTTCTGACAATGATTGA